The Muricauda sp. SCSIO 65647 genome includes a region encoding these proteins:
- a CDS encoding ABC transporter permease: MFKNYIKIAWRNIIKNKVLSILNIIGLATGLLCSLLIYLWVSDELAVDNYHENIDRLYSVYQRQIFEGRVDAFYSTPALLYKELKNKIPEIEKAAPTSWRGSKTFAYKDKTFRQEGFHVGDDYFDMFSYDFLEGTVASVMDSPDNIAISEEMAQLFFGSVENAIGKSITYENSRPLQVSAVLKDASPANSKKADFFVHWDIFLEENSWAPDITNSGPPTFIMLKENSDVAVVQTKIKDFLTPYRTEEDANFTVELGLQPYGESYLHNGFENGIISGGRIENVRIFGFIAFFVLLIACINFMNLASASSIKRAKEVGVRKSLGAKKGSLISQFLGEALLLSLIGTILSLLLVSLLLPMFNELAGKDLSLLRLSPLSWSGIFGIALLTGFVSGSYPAFVLSSFKAIDTFKSNGNANASSQWVRKGLVVFQFALTVILISGMLITSRQINYIQHENFGFDRHNVVAFIFQGDSTHTFAGLKERVLQLPGVESVSITDAGPMQISNGFDDVVWTGKPDNDPTIFMSMAVGSDFAEAWGTELLVGSDFADDRVADNSGYIINETALKIMGLEDPIGKPLAMWGREGEIVGVMKDFPVNTLKSTIPPLIIRNGEYLNRGAVLARINPINVAQTVEALENVYAQILPEIPFQYIFTDAWYNDMYRSETVFFRLSQYFSLMAIFISCLGLFGLVIFSAQQRVKEIGIRKVLGASVSKITSLLIKDFLKLVVIGIVIGFPVAWYFMDKWLTNYEYRIDMPWWAFGLAGVLVIAIALLTVSFKSISAAMTNPVNSLRTE, from the coding sequence ATGGGTCTCCGATGAACTGGCCGTCGATAACTACCATGAGAATATAGACCGCCTTTATTCGGTATATCAAAGACAAATCTTCGAGGGCAGAGTAGATGCGTTCTATTCCACCCCGGCATTACTTTACAAGGAACTAAAAAATAAGATCCCCGAAATCGAGAAAGCCGCTCCCACGAGCTGGAGAGGCTCTAAAACCTTTGCCTATAAGGATAAAACGTTTAGACAGGAAGGGTTTCATGTAGGTGACGATTATTTTGATATGTTTTCGTACGACTTCTTGGAAGGTACTGTAGCCTCAGTAATGGATTCGCCCGATAATATCGCGATATCAGAAGAAATGGCGCAGCTATTTTTTGGGAGTGTCGAAAATGCTATTGGCAAATCGATCACTTATGAGAACAGCCGTCCGTTACAGGTGTCTGCTGTGCTCAAAGACGCTAGCCCTGCCAATTCCAAAAAAGCCGATTTTTTCGTGCATTGGGATATTTTTCTTGAAGAAAACAGCTGGGCTCCCGATATTACCAATAGCGGTCCGCCGACCTTTATAATGCTTAAAGAGAATTCTGATGTCGCTGTAGTACAGACCAAAATCAAAGATTTTCTAACTCCGTACCGAACGGAAGAAGATGCCAATTTTACGGTAGAATTGGGGCTGCAACCTTATGGCGAGAGCTATTTGCACAACGGCTTTGAGAACGGCATAATTTCCGGTGGTCGTATCGAGAATGTGCGCATTTTTGGATTCATCGCGTTTTTCGTTTTGTTGATCGCCTGTATCAACTTTATGAACTTGGCGTCTGCCAGTTCAATAAAACGAGCCAAAGAAGTTGGGGTGCGGAAATCTTTGGGTGCAAAAAAAGGAAGTTTGATATCCCAGTTTTTGGGAGAGGCGCTACTACTTTCTCTCATTGGCACCATTTTATCATTGCTGTTGGTTTCACTTTTATTGCCCATGTTCAACGAGCTTGCGGGAAAGGATTTAAGTCTTCTTCGCCTATCGCCCTTATCTTGGTCGGGTATTTTTGGAATTGCACTGTTGACAGGCTTTGTATCTGGAAGTTACCCCGCATTCGTACTGTCTTCCTTTAAAGCAATAGACACTTTCAAAAGCAATGGCAACGCCAATGCCAGTTCACAATGGGTACGGAAAGGCTTGGTGGTTTTTCAATTTGCCTTGACGGTCATCTTGATTTCAGGAATGCTGATTACTTCACGTCAGATAAATTATATACAGCATGAAAACTTCGGTTTTGACCGCCACAATGTGGTTGCCTTTATTTTTCAAGGCGATTCTACGCATACGTTTGCTGGCCTAAAAGAAAGAGTGCTACAACTTCCTGGTGTTGAATCCGTATCCATCACCGATGCAGGGCCCATGCAGATATCAAATGGTTTTGACGACGTGGTCTGGACTGGCAAACCCGATAATGACCCAACCATATTTATGAGTATGGCCGTAGGATCTGATTTTGCCGAGGCCTGGGGTACAGAATTACTTGTAGGCAGCGATTTCGCCGATGACCGTGTTGCCGATAATTCGGGCTACATTATTAATGAGACCGCTTTGAAAATAATGGGGCTTGAAGATCCGATAGGCAAGCCCTTGGCGATGTGGGGCAGAGAAGGTGAAATTGTAGGGGTGATGAAAGACTTTCCCGTAAATACCTTAAAATCTACGATCCCCCCATTAATAATCCGTAATGGGGAATATCTGAACAGGGGAGCGGTTTTAGCACGAATCAACCCCATAAATGTGGCCCAAACGGTAGAAGCTTTAGAAAACGTGTATGCCCAAATACTTCCCGAAATTCCGTTCCAGTACATCTTTACCGATGCATGGTACAATGATATGTATAGAAGCGAGACGGTATTTTTTAGGCTCTCCCAATACTTTTCGCTAATGGCGATATTCATTTCATGCCTAGGGCTGTTCGGCCTGGTCATCTTTTCGGCCCAGCAAAGAGTAAAGGAAATCGGAATACGAAAAGTGCTGGGTGCTTCGGTCAGTAAAATCACAAGTCTTTTAATAAAAGATTTTTTGAAGCTTGTGGTCATCGGCATTGTAATTGGCTTTCCCGTTGCCTGGTACTTTATGGATAAATGGCTGACCAACTATGAATATCGCATCGATATGCCTTGGTGGGCTTTTGGGTTGGCTGGAGTTTTGGTCATCGCAATAGCATTATTGACAGTCAGTTTTAAATCGATAAGTGCCGCCATGACAAATCCGGTAAATAGCCTAAGAACGGAATAA
- a CDS encoding ABC transporter permease, giving the protein MLKNYLKIAWRNLWKNRIYSVVNVGGLAVGMAVALMIGLWVVDELTHDQYFGNKDQIAQVYQNRTRNGSINTGNAVPRPLEFVLREQYADHFKHIVMASWEWKQSLAYNDNIISRMGNYMQAGITDMLDLKMVNGQKDGLQDIDGIMLDKSTSQALFGSEDPIGKVVRVNNEIDATVTGVYEDIPFNNSFHGLQFLIPWERYLAWREWVSEARDSWNNNSFQMLVQIADNMEMDEVTAIIKNVKKDQLPEAQSNPQLFLFPMKDWYLRNNFEEGRQAGGRITYVKLFGIIGILVLVLACINFMNLGTARSEKRAKEVGLRKTIGSNRGHLVHQFLGESFLITLLAFFFAVILVLVFLGSFNELSGKEVQLPWKSPLFWMASMLFICITALLSGSYPALYLSSFKPAEALKGTFKVGRFSVLPRKALVVIQFTASAAFIIGTLVVLQQIRFVKNRPVGYDKEGLIQIPAAGQEFSEKRELIRNEFLASGAITEMSTSSAPATEIWSNAGNYTWDGKPDDFQVSLAWTFVSPEYAKSLGLKVIMGRDFSREFPTDSNAVLINKAAMKYMGLSNPIGKYLRNSDTDSPDPPLKIIGVVEDMIVQSPFEPVRQGVYAFDKYGITNFYNLRLNPQKSTEENLEMVENVFKEHFSKVPFDYQFVDNQYAIKFQSEERVASLAGIFTVLAIFISCLGLFGLTAFVAERRTKEIGVRKVLGASVFGLWKMLSKDFLALVLIACTVAIPIAFYIMKGWLQNYTYRIDLSWAIFAAAILGALFITFITVSFQAIKAANANPVKSLRTE; this is encoded by the coding sequence ATGTTAAAAAACTATTTAAAAATCGCATGGCGCAATTTATGGAAGAATAGAATCTACTCGGTTGTCAATGTAGGTGGGCTGGCTGTTGGAATGGCCGTGGCCTTGATGATCGGGTTGTGGGTGGTAGATGAATTGACCCATGACCAATATTTTGGGAATAAGGACCAAATTGCCCAAGTTTATCAGAATAGGACAAGAAATGGAAGTATAAATACCGGGAATGCCGTACCCAGACCTTTGGAGTTTGTACTCAGGGAACAATATGCAGACCATTTCAAACATATTGTAATGGCATCATGGGAATGGAAACAAAGCTTGGCATATAATGACAACATCATTTCCCGTATGGGGAATTACATGCAGGCCGGTATCACTGATATGTTAGACCTCAAAATGGTGAACGGCCAAAAGGATGGCCTGCAAGATATCGATGGTATTATGTTGGACAAATCAACTTCTCAAGCTCTTTTTGGGTCTGAAGACCCCATAGGAAAGGTTGTCAGGGTAAATAACGAAATTGACGCGACCGTAACCGGGGTATATGAGGATATACCGTTTAACAATTCGTTTCATGGTCTCCAATTTTTGATACCCTGGGAAAGGTACCTAGCCTGGCGTGAATGGGTCTCGGAGGCCAGGGATAGTTGGAACAACAACTCGTTTCAGATGTTGGTACAGATAGCCGACAATATGGAGATGGATGAGGTTACCGCTATAATAAAGAACGTCAAGAAAGACCAACTCCCCGAGGCCCAAAGCAATCCCCAACTCTTTCTTTTTCCCATGAAAGATTGGTATCTGCGCAATAATTTTGAGGAAGGCCGCCAAGCAGGTGGCCGTATTACCTATGTTAAGCTATTTGGTATTATAGGCATTTTGGTGTTGGTGCTGGCCTGTATCAATTTTATGAACCTCGGTACTGCACGATCTGAAAAAAGGGCCAAAGAGGTAGGGCTTCGAAAAACGATAGGTTCAAATCGGGGTCATTTGGTGCATCAATTTCTTGGAGAATCTTTTTTGATAACCCTATTGGCCTTCTTTTTTGCCGTTATCTTGGTACTGGTCTTCTTGGGTAGCTTTAACGAACTGTCTGGCAAGGAAGTACAATTACCGTGGAAAAGTCCGTTATTCTGGATGGCTTCAATGCTATTTATTTGTATTACGGCACTGCTATCGGGAAGCTATCCGGCACTATATCTGTCTTCTTTTAAGCCCGCAGAGGCCCTGAAGGGCACATTTAAGGTCGGACGGTTTTCGGTTCTCCCAAGAAAAGCGTTGGTGGTCATTCAGTTTACGGCATCGGCGGCTTTTATCATTGGCACCCTGGTGGTATTGCAACAGATTCGTTTTGTAAAAAACCGGCCGGTTGGCTATGATAAAGAAGGGCTTATACAAATACCCGCCGCAGGGCAGGAGTTTTCAGAAAAAAGAGAACTGATTCGAAACGAATTTCTGGCATCGGGCGCCATAACAGAAATGTCGACCTCTAGCGCACCTGCCACTGAAATCTGGTCAAATGCAGGCAACTATACCTGGGATGGAAAACCAGACGATTTTCAAGTAAGTCTAGCTTGGACTTTTGTATCCCCAGAATATGCCAAGTCACTTGGTTTAAAGGTAATCATGGGAAGGGACTTCTCTAGGGAATTTCCAACAGATTCAAATGCCGTCCTTATCAATAAGGCCGCAATGAAATACATGGGCCTTTCCAATCCGATTGGCAAATACCTAAGAAATTCAGATACTGATAGCCCCGACCCTCCCTTAAAAATCATCGGAGTGGTCGAAGATATGATTGTACAATCTCCCTTTGAGCCAGTAAGACAAGGGGTTTATGCATTCGACAAATATGGCATAACCAATTTTTACAATCTTCGGCTAAACCCACAAAAAAGCACAGAGGAAAACCTCGAAATGGTTGAGAATGTGTTTAAGGAGCATTTTTCAAAAGTACCATTCGACTACCAGTTTGTAGACAACCAATACGCCATCAAGTTTCAATCAGAGGAGCGCGTGGCGAGTTTGGCCGGGATTTTCACGGTCTTGGCAATTTTTATAAGCTGCCTGGGACTCTTTGGGCTTACGGCTTTTGTCGCCGAACGGCGTACCAAGGAAATAGGGGTTCGAAAGGTGTTGGGCGCGTCGGTATTTGGTCTATGGAAAATGCTTTCCAAAGACTTTTTGGCCCTGGTCCTCATTGCATGCACAGTCGCTATACCCATAGCATTCTATATAATGAAAGGATGGTTGCAAAATTATACCTATAGGATCGACTTGTCTTGGGCAATATTTGCAGCGGCCATTTTAGGAGCCCTGTTTATCACGTTCATTACCGTGAGCTTTCAGGCCATAAAGGCCGCCAATGCCAATCCGGTAAAGAGTTTGCGTACCGAATAA
- a CDS encoding ABC transporter permease codes for MIKNYLKTIFRRAARDRLNTLINLFGLSVAITCCLVIFLFVDNELKYDTFHEHANKIYRITTHEASEDGITRNFANSFMPYAPLLESKFSSIAETVRILPQNVSISDDQNLNLFQESNFFYVDPSFLDVFSFPLVQGNKEKALAAPDNILITQAMARKYFGKKDALGEVLKVEQNHTFKVAGILMDPPDQSSLKFDFIVPMAAAEDIWGSWIADSNSTWYYPPVYSFVQLSANVDVDETVQYIKSVEKQFLPENIGKTRTHAVQGLTEVHFSGLENELHPSINRNVLFLFIAVGIVILLVAAFNFVNLFLTKIVLHLKAVGIQKVLGANNRSIWKELLLESFAFLFVSMLLALVWGVLVLPGFNALMKTQLNLSSIFTTGVIFYLMGLLLLLSILISIIPFLIISRFRLIAFLKGRGTSVFKGKKSSSVQSALLVLQFVVAVTLIIATVVMQSQMHYIRKKNLGFQKDQVLVVPVRDEAVQNRFVAVKNKILQLQGVKEVSTISNFPWEKGFYDFETSINYDGLVTKANLSTLLVDENIINTLDMAIVNGRGFSNEHGTDSTMAFIMNEAAASKFGIKNLQNVKLSMTGISSSSAKEGRLIGIVKDFHLQSLHDKIQPLILTVAPRSYYIDNILIQLSGSDVASTINSIEAQLKEFVPGRPFEFFFLDDAFERLYQRESLLSTLFQYFSIIAIIIACLGLLGITAFTTAQRLNEIGIRKVLGSSVAGIVNLLTSGFIKLVLVAIAIAIPLGWWAMDRWLEGFAYKTTIGWWVFALAGISTLAIAMLTVGWQSFKAATTNPVEVLCRE; via the coding sequence ATGATCAAAAACTATTTGAAGACCATTTTTCGAAGGGCCGCAAGAGACCGCCTGAACACGCTAATAAATCTTTTTGGCCTTTCTGTGGCCATTACCTGTTGTTTGGTCATCTTTCTATTTGTCGATAATGAATTGAAATATGATACCTTTCATGAACATGCGAATAAAATCTATAGAATTACCACCCACGAGGCTTCTGAAGATGGCATCACCAGAAATTTTGCCAATTCTTTTATGCCCTATGCACCGCTGCTTGAATCTAAATTTTCCTCGATAGCGGAAACGGTTAGGATATTGCCGCAAAATGTTAGCATAAGTGATGACCAAAACCTAAATCTTTTTCAAGAGTCCAACTTTTTTTATGTAGACCCTTCTTTTTTGGATGTGTTTTCTTTTCCCCTTGTTCAGGGCAATAAAGAAAAGGCCTTGGCGGCTCCTGACAACATTTTGATAACTCAAGCCATGGCCAGAAAGTATTTTGGCAAAAAAGATGCATTGGGCGAGGTGCTGAAAGTGGAACAAAACCATACGTTCAAAGTAGCAGGAATTCTTATGGATCCCCCCGATCAATCTAGCTTAAAATTCGATTTTATTGTTCCAATGGCAGCGGCAGAGGATATCTGGGGGTCCTGGATAGCCGATTCGAATAGCACATGGTACTATCCTCCTGTTTATAGCTTTGTACAACTCAGCGCAAATGTCGATGTTGACGAGACCGTACAATACATCAAAAGTGTTGAAAAACAGTTCTTGCCTGAAAATATAGGAAAGACAAGAACACATGCCGTTCAAGGTCTTACCGAGGTTCATTTTTCAGGGCTTGAAAACGAATTGCACCCTTCGATCAATCGAAATGTACTATTTCTTTTCATCGCCGTTGGCATTGTCATATTGCTTGTGGCGGCCTTCAATTTTGTTAACCTTTTCCTTACCAAAATAGTACTACACTTAAAAGCAGTTGGCATTCAAAAGGTGCTAGGAGCCAATAATCGCAGTATATGGAAAGAATTGCTGCTAGAAAGCTTTGCTTTTCTTTTTGTTTCCATGCTATTGGCGCTGGTCTGGGGGGTGCTTGTTCTTCCTGGGTTCAATGCACTGATGAAAACACAACTCAACTTATCTTCGATTTTCACCACAGGGGTTATCTTTTACCTAATGGGGTTATTGCTGCTTCTTAGCATTCTAATTTCCATTATTCCTTTTCTGATTATTTCCAGATTTCGACTGATTGCCTTTTTGAAAGGCAGGGGGACTTCTGTATTTAAGGGGAAAAAATCCTCTTCCGTTCAATCAGCCTTACTTGTATTACAATTTGTCGTTGCGGTTACCTTGATCATTGCAACGGTTGTCATGCAATCGCAAATGCACTACATACGAAAGAAGAACTTAGGTTTTCAGAAAGACCAAGTACTTGTGGTTCCCGTAAGGGATGAGGCTGTTCAAAATAGGTTTGTTGCCGTTAAAAACAAGATTCTTCAACTACAAGGAGTAAAGGAAGTTTCTACCATTTCAAATTTTCCGTGGGAAAAGGGCTTTTATGATTTTGAAACATCGATAAACTACGATGGCCTGGTTACCAAAGCCAATCTAAGCACCCTTTTGGTAGATGAAAACATCATAAACACATTAGACATGGCCATTGTAAATGGGAGGGGATTCTCCAATGAACATGGCACCGATTCCACTATGGCCTTTATAATGAATGAAGCGGCGGCATCAAAGTTTGGAATCAAGAATTTGCAAAATGTGAAGTTGTCCATGACAGGTATCTCTTCTTCAAGTGCCAAAGAAGGGCGTCTAATAGGAATAGTAAAAGATTTTCATTTGCAATCGCTACACGATAAAATTCAACCCTTGATTCTTACCGTTGCTCCCAGAAGCTATTACATCGATAACATTCTAATTCAATTATCGGGATCAGATGTCGCGTCAACCATAAATTCTATTGAAGCACAATTAAAAGAATTTGTACCTGGCAGACCTTTTGAATTTTTTTTCTTGGACGATGCGTTTGAACGGTTATACCAAAGGGAGTCGCTACTAAGCACATTATTTCAATATTTTTCAATTATTGCGATTATCATTGCCTGTTTGGGGCTGCTTGGAATAACAGCCTTTACCACGGCCCAACGGCTCAACGAAATCGGTATACGAAAAGTGTTGGGTTCTTCTGTAGCTGGAATCGTGAACCTGCTCACTTCTGGTTTCATAAAACTTGTTTTAGTCGCCATTGCCATTGCCATTCCCTTAGGATGGTGGGCCATGGATAGATGGTTAGAGGGCTTTGCCTATAAAACTACCATCGGTTGGTGGGTATTTGCTTTGGCCGGAATCAGCACTTTGGCCATTGCCATGCTCACAGTTGGCTGGCAAAGTTTTAAAGCCGCTACTACCAATCCTGTTGAAGTTTTGTGTAGAGAATGA
- a CDS encoding ABC transporter permease codes for MITQNFKLFLRNIYRNKSSFLINMIGLSTGLACTLLISLWVLDELGVDKFHKNHDRIYQVIEHLNFTDGIKTMIETFGPMAELLVDEMPEVEYAAEAIPPSWFGKHNLSIGEKNIKAVGQIVGKDYFNIFSYGLRYGDKNQLLEDPNSIVISKELAVKLFGTAKNVVGQAITYEQDRLFTVSGIFDGTPSNSTIQFDFALSSHAYKDVPPWNSLHTWNGSGPQVYVLLKEGTNVNALNDKVDKIRKSANENTIRTAVLVPFSEHYLHGTYENGKQVGGRIQYVRLFSLIALIILVIACINFMNLSTARATKRLKEIGVKKAVGANRRVFIAQFLGESIVMAFMALIIAVIVVALFLPQFNVIVGKQLELDFNVPFVLVALGIAIFTGFFAGSYPAIYLSGFNAVAILKGKLSQSFGELWTRKGLVIIQFSLSIILIASVLVVYKQMDYVQSQNLGYGQDNVVLFGVEGKIKTQKASFLSELKNMPGVLNASTTTHSMVGHNWSVGLDWEGRNERNIAFQVIGADYGFIETMDMELVAGRSFSREFGADSLGLVLNETAIATMGLEDPLGKVVRGFFGQGKIIGIVKDFHFKSLHDKVEPLFLTLMPNATNKVMVRIKAGKEKEALAEMEKLHRTFNPNLPFEYEFLDSNFQELYTSEQRVASLSKYFAGLAILISCLGLFGLVIFTTERRRKEISIRKVLGQSTSQIMLMLSKGFVQLVLISMCIALPIAYLLAQNWLSGFAYRIPLHLWYFVAAGVMALGIALLTVGGQAIRAANGNPVEGLREQ; via the coding sequence ATGATAACACAAAATTTTAAACTATTTCTAAGAAACATCTATAGAAATAAAAGCTCTTTTCTAATAAACATGATCGGCTTGTCAACAGGCCTGGCCTGTACCCTGTTGATATCGCTATGGGTGCTTGACGAGCTTGGCGTCGATAAATTCCATAAAAACCATGACCGGATCTATCAGGTGATAGAACATTTGAATTTTACCGATGGTATCAAGACGATGATAGAAACTTTCGGTCCCATGGCAGAATTGTTGGTCGATGAAATGCCCGAGGTAGAATATGCCGCAGAGGCCATTCCTCCCTCCTGGTTTGGCAAGCACAATCTTTCCATTGGCGAGAAAAATATCAAGGCAGTGGGGCAGATTGTCGGTAAAGATTATTTCAATATTTTTTCCTACGGGCTACGCTATGGCGACAAAAACCAATTGCTTGAAGACCCCAACTCCATTGTCATTTCAAAAGAATTGGCCGTAAAGTTGTTCGGTACTGCCAAGAATGTGGTCGGTCAAGCCATAACGTACGAGCAAGACAGGCTCTTTACGGTTTCGGGAATCTTTGACGGAACCCCATCCAATTCCACCATCCAATTCGATTTTGCCCTTTCCTCCCATGCCTATAAAGATGTTCCTCCATGGAATTCGCTCCATACATGGAATGGCAGTGGCCCACAGGTGTATGTACTGCTAAAAGAAGGAACCAATGTCAACGCATTGAATGACAAGGTAGACAAGATTCGAAAAAGTGCGAATGAAAATACCATTAGAACCGCGGTCTTGGTGCCCTTTTCCGAGCATTACCTCCATGGCACATATGAAAATGGAAAACAGGTCGGGGGGCGAATCCAATATGTTAGGCTCTTTTCCCTTATTGCCCTTATCATTCTGGTCATTGCCTGTATCAATTTTATGAACCTCTCTACGGCAAGGGCAACCAAAAGATTGAAGGAGATTGGGGTAAAAAAGGCCGTTGGGGCAAACCGAAGGGTTTTTATAGCACAGTTTCTTGGCGAGTCAATTGTAATGGCATTTATGGCCTTGATCATCGCAGTTATCGTGGTGGCACTCTTTCTGCCACAATTCAATGTAATCGTTGGAAAACAGTTGGAATTGGACTTTAATGTACCCTTTGTCTTGGTTGCTTTGGGCATTGCCATTTTTACGGGCTTTTTTGCTGGAAGCTATCCTGCCATTTACCTATCAGGGTTCAATGCCGTGGCAATCCTAAAAGGAAAACTAAGCCAATCTTTTGGAGAATTATGGACACGTAAGGGATTGGTCATCATTCAATTTTCCCTCTCCATTATTTTGATTGCATCGGTATTGGTGGTGTACAAACAAATGGATTATGTTCAAAGCCAAAACTTAGGGTATGGGCAAGACAATGTTGTCTTGTTTGGTGTCGAGGGCAAGATAAAAACCCAAAAGGCCTCCTTTCTTTCAGAGTTAAAGAATATGCCCGGAGTGCTGAACGCATCCACTACGACACACAGCATGGTGGGCCACAATTGGTCCGTTGGGTTGGATTGGGAAGGAAGGAACGAAAGAAATATTGCTTTTCAGGTAATCGGCGCCGATTACGGTTTTATAGAAACCATGGACATGGAGTTAGTGGCGGGTCGTAGCTTCAGCAGAGAATTTGGGGCCGATAGCTTAGGCCTTGTGCTCAATGAAACGGCCATTGCAACAATGGGGCTTGAAGATCCTTTGGGCAAGGTTGTACGCGGATTTTTTGGTCAGGGAAAAATAATCGGAATCGTCAAGGATTTTCACTTTAAGTCGTTGCACGATAAGGTGGAGCCGCTGTTCCTCACCTTGATGCCCAATGCCACCAATAAGGTAATGGTTAGAATAAAGGCCGGTAAGGAAAAAGAGGCCCTTGCCGAAATGGAAAAACTGCATCGAACATTTAACCCCAACCTGCCCTTTGAATATGAATTTTTAGACAGCAACTTTCAAGAACTCTATACATCGGAACAACGGGTGGCCTCCCTGTCAAAGTACTTTGCGGGCTTGGCCATCCTTATTTCATGTCTAGGTTTGTTTGGTCTGGTCATCTTTACTACTGAAAGAAGACGAAAGGAAATCAGTATTCGAAAAGTCTTGGGCCAAAGCACCTCCCAAATTATGCTGATGCTTTCAAAGGGGTTCGTGCAACTGGTTTTGATCTCAATGTGCATTGCCCTGCCCATTGCCTATCTATTGGCCCAAAATTGGTTATCGGGTTTTGCCTATAGAATACCCCTGCACCTTTGGTATTTTGTGGCCGCGGGCGTAATGGCGTTGGGCATTGCGCTCTTGACCGTGGGTGGGCAGGCTATTCGTGCAGCAAACGGGAACCCGGTAGAGGGATTACGGGAGCAATAG